In Thermothelomyces thermophilus ATCC 42464 chromosome 4, complete sequence, a single genomic region encodes these proteins:
- a CDS encoding glycoside hydrolase family 6 protein (CAZy_ID 267979) yields MKFVQSATLAFAATALAAPSRTTPQKPRQASAGCASAVTLDASTNVFQQYTLHPNNFYRAEVEAAAEAISDSALAEKARKVADVGTFLWLDTIENIGRLEPALEDVPCENIVGLVIYDLPGRDCAAKASNGELKVGELDRYKTEYIDKIAEILKAHSNTAFALVIEPDSLPNLVTNSDLQTCQQSASGYREGVAYALKQLNLPNVVMYIDAGHGGWLGWDANLKPGAQELASVYKSAGSPSQVRGISTNVAGWNAWDQEPGEFSDASDAQYNKCQNEKIYINTFGAELKSAGMPNHAIIDTGRNGVTGLRDEWGDWCNVNGAGFGVRPTANTGDELADAFVWVKPGGESDGTSDSSAARYDSFCGKPDAFKPSPEAGTWNQAYFEMLLKNANPSF; encoded by the exons ATGAAGTTCGTGCAGTCCGCCACCCTGGCGTTCGCCGCCACGGCCCTCGCTGCGCCCTCGCGCACGACTCCCCAGAAGCCCCGCCAGGCCTCGGCGGGCTGCGCGTCGGCCGTGACGCTCGATGCCAGCACCAACGTGTTCCAGCAGTACACGCTGCACCCCAACAACTTCTACCGTGCCGAGGTCGAGGCTGCCGCCGAGGCCATCTCCGACTCGGCGCTGGCCGAGAAGGCCCGCAAGGTCGCCGACGTCGGTACCTTCCTGTGGCTCGACACCATCGAGAACATTGGCCGGCTGGAGCCCGCGCTCGAGGACGTGCCCTGCGAGAACATCGTGGGTCTCGTCATCTACGACCTCCCGGGCCGTGACTGCGCGGCCAAGGCCTCCAACGGCGAGCTCAAGGTCGGCGAGCTCGACAGGTACAAGACCGAGTACATCGACA AGATCGCCGAGATCCTCAAGGCCCACTCCAACACGGCCTTCGCCCTCGTCATCGAGCCCGACTCGCTCCCCAACCTGGTCACCAATAGCGACCTGCAGACGTGCCAGCAGAGCGCTTCCGGCTACCGCGAGGGTGTCGCCTATGCCCTCAAGCAGCTCAACCTCCCCAACGTGGTCATGTACATCGATGCCGGCCACGGTGGCTGGCTCGGCTGGGACGCCAACCTCAAGCCCGGCGCCCAGGAGCTCGCCAGCGTCTACAAGTCTGCTGGTTCGCCCTCGCAAGTCCGCGGTATCTCCACCAACGTGGCTGGTTGGAACGCCTG GGACCAGGAGCCCGGTGAGTTCTCGGACGCCTCGGATGCCCAGTACAACAAGTGCCAGAACGAGAAGATCTACATCAACACCTTTGGCGCTGAGCTCAAGTCTGCCGGCATGCCCAACCACGCCATCATCGACACTGGCCGCAACGGTGTCACCGGTCTCCGCGACGAGTGGGGTGACTGGTGCAACGTCAACGGCGCCGGCTTCGGTGTGCGCCCGACTGCCAACACTGGCGACGAGCTCGCCGACGCCTTCGTGTGGGTCAAGCCCGGTGGCGAGTCCGACGGCACCAGCGactcgtcggcggcgcgcTACGACAGCTTCTGCGGCAAGCCCGACGCCTTCAAGCCCAGCCCCGAGGCCGGTACCTGGAACCAGGCCTACTTCGAGATGCTCCTCAAGAACGCCAACCCGTCCTTCTAA